A part of Desulfobacter sp. genomic DNA contains:
- a CDS encoding aldehyde ferredoxin oxidoreductase family protein: MLYGYAGFCLRIDLSTQRVETEPLKSDWVDNYIGGRGFTAKILYDENPPGVAPFDPENRFIIAMGPLSGLFLPASGKTHFATKSPATGGYGDSNMGGHFGVNMKYAGYDVTVLKGRAEAPSYIFIDNDTVEIRPAAQYWGKGSTVVEEALKEELGEDFQILTIGEAGERLVNFACISHDFGRQAGRIGIGAVLGSKNIKAIAVRGTKSIPVFDPKGLLKKGKETYAACREKPGFTGWTPEGTSGITNWCNDVGALPTRNFKTSNCDYADKINGRAILDELKITDKGCFACPIPCGKYGLAKTKLGNKYVEGPEYETLSLLGSNCELSDIHGIAHTNWVCDELGIDTCSAGVVVSFALECYEKGLISREEMGMDVKWGDLDSIVHILEIIARREGIGDVLARGVREAADIIGHDSKKFAIHVKGLEWTGYESRNAPGMMLGYMTADVGAHHSRCWVLGSDVATAVGGNKDATVHDLISGGADFAAIPKADHKNVVPLVLKSQHLRPAFDILGTCRLQYMEIGLETKYYEELYYYATGKKLDFDRDLLKLSEKIWHLNRMFNAREIPDFGRKYDYPPARFTEEPVPSGPNKGHLVTMDVIEEMLDAYYLARGWDANGIPTKETIEKFNLPALAV, encoded by the coding sequence ATGCTATACGGATATGCAGGCTTTTGCCTCAGAATTGATTTGAGTACCCAAAGGGTTGAAACAGAACCCCTGAAATCCGACTGGGTGGACAATTACATCGGCGGCCGTGGATTTACCGCCAAAATCCTCTATGATGAAAACCCGCCCGGCGTAGCCCCCTTTGATCCGGAAAACCGGTTCATCATCGCCATGGGCCCTTTGAGCGGGCTTTTCCTGCCGGCTTCGGGCAAAACCCATTTTGCCACCAAATCCCCGGCCACCGGCGGATACGGGGACTCCAACATGGGCGGCCACTTCGGGGTGAACATGAAATATGCCGGATACGATGTAACCGTCCTCAAGGGCCGGGCTGAAGCCCCCTCCTATATCTTCATTGACAATGATACCGTAGAAATCCGGCCGGCAGCCCAATACTGGGGCAAAGGTTCCACCGTTGTGGAAGAGGCACTGAAAGAGGAACTGGGGGAGGATTTCCAGATCCTGACCATCGGCGAGGCCGGGGAACGGCTGGTGAATTTTGCCTGCATCTCCCACGACTTCGGCCGCCAGGCCGGCCGCATCGGCATCGGCGCCGTCCTGGGGTCCAAAAATATTAAAGCCATTGCCGTCAGGGGGACCAAAAGCATCCCGGTATTCGATCCCAAAGGGCTGCTCAAAAAGGGCAAGGAGACCTATGCGGCCTGCCGGGAAAAACCGGGTTTCACCGGCTGGACCCCCGAGGGTACCTCGGGCATCACCAATTGGTGCAACGATGTGGGGGCGCTGCCCACCCGGAATTTCAAGACCTCCAACTGCGACTATGCCGACAAGATCAACGGCCGCGCCATCCTGGATGAACTGAAAATCACGGACAAGGGCTGCTTTGCCTGCCCCATCCCCTGCGGCAAATACGGCCTGGCAAAAACCAAACTGGGCAATAAATATGTGGAAGGCCCGGAATACGAGACCCTGTCGCTTTTGGGCTCCAACTGCGAGCTGTCCGACATCCACGGCATTGCCCACACCAACTGGGTCTGCGATGAACTGGGAATCGACACCTGCTCTGCCGGCGTGGTGGTCAGCTTTGCCCTGGAATGCTATGAAAAGGGACTGATCTCCAGGGAGGAGATGGGCATGGACGTCAAGTGGGGGGATCTGGACTCCATTGTCCACATCCTGGAAATCATTGCCCGGCGGGAGGGCATCGGGGATGTCCTGGCCCGGGGCGTCCGGGAGGCCGCCGACATCATCGGCCATGATTCCAAAAAATTTGCCATCCATGTCAAGGGGCTGGAGTGGACCGGATACGAATCCAGAAACGCCCCGGGCATGATGCTGGGATACATGACCGCCGATGTGGGGGCCCACCATTCCCGGTGCTGGGTCCTGGGCTCCGATGTGGCCACGGCCGTGGGCGGGAACAAGGATGCCACGGTCCACGATCTCATCTCCGGCGGGGCGGATTTTGCCGCCATCCCCAAGGCCGACCATAAAAACGTGGTTCCCCTGGTCCTCAAATCCCAGCACCTGCGCCCGGCCTTTGACATCCTGGGCACCTGCCGCCTCCAGTACATGGAAATCGGCCTGGAAACCAAGTATTATGAAGAACTCTACTACTATGCCACGGGAAAAAAGCTGGATTTTGACAGGGACCTGCTGAAACTTTCCGAAAAAATCTGGCATTTAAACCGGATGTTCAACGCCCGGGAGATTCCCGACTTCGGCCGGAAATACGATTATCCCCCGGCCCGGTTCACGGAAGAGCCGGTGCCCAGCGGCCCCAACAAGGGCCACTTGGTCACCATGGATGTCATCGAAGAGATGCTGGATGCCTATTATCTGGCCCGGGGGTGGGACGCCAACGGGATTCCCACAAAAGAGACCATTGAAAAGTTTAATCTTCCGGCCCTTGCCGTTTAA
- a CDS encoding 4Fe-4S binding protein, with product MGLQFNNDTCSGCKACELVCSLQNLKKVNPSKALLNVSGKFPVPGKYFVDICDQCGACAEACPRGAIKLKGQTYRIDRKLCDNCLECVGACPVHVIKVDDDGTPHKCINCKQCVEVCPRDALTFS from the coding sequence ATGGGACTTCAATTCAACAATGATACCTGTTCCGGGTGCAAGGCCTGCGAACTGGTCTGTTCACTGCAAAATCTGAAAAAGGTCAATCCGTCAAAGGCCCTTTTGAATGTGTCCGGAAAATTCCCGGTGCCGGGAAAATACTTTGTGGATATCTGCGACCAGTGCGGGGCCTGCGCCGAGGCCTGCCCGCGGGGGGCCATAAAACTCAAAGGCCAGACCTACCGCATTGACCGCAAACTTTGCGACAACTGCCTGGAATGCGTCGGGGCCTGCCCGGTCCATGTCATCAAGGTGGATGACGACGGCACCCCCCACAAGTGCATCAACTGCAAACAATGCGTCGAGGTCTGTCCCCGGGACGCACTGACATTTTCCTAA
- a CDS encoding FadR family transcriptional regulator: MEFNAVRINSAPDVLVEEIISQVRSGKLKPGEVLPSQRELAKMFNVGLGSVREAIKILDVMGHVNVVRGKGTYISEQPPRDPEQEARLEKALKAMSVAELVKAREIVECGAAKLAAENAHKGNIKKLEQLGRDMDESFNDTEVFYRVDFQFHIAVAEASNNKAIIEMVKLLVDRSHRHINFMSDSLNIALPFTVERAVTTAREVIARIKAGDAPGAEACMNRHINIVYDEIDKEFLSTK; the protein is encoded by the coding sequence ATGGAATTTAACGCAGTCAGAATAAACTCGGCACCGGATGTCCTGGTGGAGGAAATCATCTCCCAGGTCCGGTCCGGAAAACTTAAGCCCGGCGAGGTCCTCCCCTCCCAGCGGGAACTGGCCAAGATGTTCAATGTGGGGCTGGGGTCGGTGAGGGAGGCCATCAAAATCCTGGATGTCATGGGACATGTCAATGTGGTCCGTGGCAAGGGCACCTATATTTCCGAGCAGCCTCCCAGGGATCCTGAACAGGAGGCCCGGCTGGAAAAGGCATTGAAAGCCATGTCCGTGGCCGAGCTGGTAAAGGCAAGGGAAATCGTGGAATGCGGCGCGGCAAAACTGGCCGCAGAAAACGCCCATAAGGGAAATATAAAAAAACTGGAACAGCTCGGCCGGGATATGGATGAGTCCTTCAATGACACCGAGGTCTTTTACCGGGTGGATTTCCAGTTCCACATTGCCGTGGCCGAAGCCAGCAACAACAAGGCCATTATCGAAATGGTCAAGCTTCTGGTGGACCGCTCCCACCGGCATATCAACTTTATGAGCGATTCTTTGAATATCGCACTGCCCTTTACCGTGGAGCGGGCGGTGACCACGGCCAGGGAGGTCATCGCCCGGATCAAGGCCGGTGATGCCCCTGGGGCCGAAGCATGTATGAACCGCCACATCAATATCGTTTATGATGAGATTGACAAAGAGTTTCTAAGTACCAAATAA
- a CDS encoding BCCT family transporter: MQDQSQTIDRGITFTSVICCAVFIIATMISPEGVKGVFDSLFKFFTGNFGWTYLTCVAGFVLFCFAMAFSKFGNIKLGKDDETPEFSLMAWFSMLFAAGMGIGLVFWGVAEPIYHFAGPPFADPKTPEAAADAMRTVVFHWGLHPWACYAVVAMLLAYSQFRKGNPALLSWILEPLIGRERVEGVIGKGIDSLAVIVTLFGVATSLGLGAMQVATGLNKLYGIPGSTTVSIIIIAVVTVLYIISAVTGINKGIKILSNINMVLAFGLMLLVLVLGPTKYIFQSLIESLGNYFQNIVWLSFFMDNSGAVKAHAGYDWVGAWTVFYWAWWLTWAPFVGAFIARISRGRTIREFVFGSLLAPTLLCAIWFAILGGSAISLELAGGAGIADATFKDVTTAIFVLFEHFPMGGLLSLMAMVIVSIFFVTSADSATFVVGMMSSGGNMNPKNSLKIFWGLLCSTLAAMLLLAGGLKAVQTVSFVVSFPFMILMVIMIAAFFKSLATEPVYTPAEKVYEVEA, from the coding sequence ATGCAGGATCAGTCCCAGACCATTGACAGGGGCATCACATTCACGTCAGTGATATGCTGTGCCGTATTTATTATTGCCACGATGATTTCACCGGAAGGGGTAAAAGGGGTGTTTGACAGCCTTTTTAAATTTTTCACTGGCAACTTCGGATGGACCTACCTGACCTGTGTGGCCGGCTTTGTTCTTTTTTGTTTTGCCATGGCCTTCAGCAAATTCGGCAATATCAAGCTGGGGAAAGACGATGAAACCCCCGAGTTCAGCCTTATGGCATGGTTTTCCATGCTCTTTGCCGCCGGCATGGGCATCGGTTTGGTCTTCTGGGGCGTGGCCGAGCCCATTTATCATTTTGCAGGCCCTCCATTTGCCGACCCCAAAACCCCTGAAGCGGCTGCAGATGCCATGCGAACCGTGGTGTTTCACTGGGGGCTCCATCCCTGGGCCTGCTATGCCGTGGTGGCCATGCTCCTGGCCTATTCCCAGTTCAGGAAAGGCAATCCCGCCCTGCTTTCCTGGATTCTGGAACCCCTTATCGGCCGGGAACGGGTTGAAGGGGTCATCGGCAAGGGCATTGATTCCCTGGCCGTTATCGTGACCCTCTTCGGCGTGGCCACATCATTAGGGCTGGGGGCCATGCAGGTGGCAACGGGGTTGAATAAACTTTATGGGATCCCCGGTTCCACCACGGTATCCATCATCATCATTGCCGTGGTCACCGTCCTTTATATTATTTCCGCCGTTACAGGTATTAATAAAGGGATTAAAATCCTTAGCAATATCAATATGGTCCTGGCCTTCGGCCTCATGCTCCTGGTCCTTGTCCTGGGCCCGACCAAGTATATCTTCCAGAGTTTGATCGAATCCCTGGGCAACTATTTCCAGAATATTGTCTGGCTCAGTTTTTTCATGGATAATTCCGGTGCGGTCAAGGCTCATGCCGGCTATGACTGGGTGGGGGCATGGACCGTATTTTACTGGGCCTGGTGGCTGACCTGGGCGCCCTTTGTCGGGGCCTTTATCGCAAGGATTTCCAGGGGCCGGACCATTCGCGAATTCGTATTCGGCAGCCTTTTGGCCCCGACCCTGCTCTGCGCCATCTGGTTCGCCATCCTGGGCGGGTCCGCCATCAGCCTGGAACTGGCCGGCGGTGCCGGTATCGCCGATGCCACCTTCAAGGATGTGACCACGGCCATCTTTGTTCTTTTTGAACATTTTCCCATGGGCGGCCTGCTCTCCCTCATGGCCATGGTCATCGTTTCCATCTTTTTTGTCACCTCTGCAGACTCCGCCACCTTTGTGGTGGGGATGATGAGTTCCGGCGGCAATATGAACCCGAAAAATTCTTTGAAAATTTTCTGGGGCCTGCTCTGCTCCACCCTGGCGGCCATGCTGCTCCTGGCAGGGGGGCTAAAGGCCGTACAAACCGTCTCCTTTGTGGTATCGTTCCCCTTCATGATCCTCATGGTGATCATGATTGCAGCGTTTTTTAAATCCCTGGCAACCGAGCCGGTATATACGCCGGCAGAAAAAGTTTATGAAGTTGAGGCTTGA
- a CDS encoding trimethylamine methyltransferase family protein — MRDRLSEETLSFSPTTKILNPEQMDAIHGAVLEVLEKTGVSIKHPRGQEILANAGCSVEGDRVRIPRELVLKAIETAPKKVVMGDRYGSKELVLEGANTYFGATVDCVNYLDPADNEVSECTSDKVIAMTQLCEALGNYDWIMTLGIARDLPEAIADRCVARIALEHCAKPVVVSCNDGESLKEIYEMALLCQGGEENFKKAPLLGTLNCTISPLSHDDHLVEKNIYAAEKGIPIVHYSGMQLGGSFPATLASGIVMGAAESLSGLVLQQTINPGAPFVFGSFITVMDMKTTVFSYGAIEMAMMVGGMAQLSQHYGLPFFSTAGCTDSKRVDVQAGVEGSLQDLVMATVGGGLVHDTHCWLDHGAILSPAHLVAGQEILNLVKQFTRGIDVSADTLALDLIDKIGPGGTFLMDPHTMQNFKTVIYPELFQRTKGLAPGEQPDESFDDRLRAKTLALMETPPVNPLAGEIAAELERRQAGWMKA; from the coding sequence ATGAGAGATAGATTATCCGAAGAAACCTTAAGTTTTTCGCCGACCACCAAAATTTTGAACCCGGAACAGATGGATGCGATCCACGGGGCGGTCCTTGAGGTCCTTGAAAAAACAGGGGTCAGTATCAAACATCCCCGGGGACAGGAAATCTTGGCCAATGCCGGATGTTCGGTGGAAGGGGACCGGGTCCGTATTCCCAGGGAACTGGTGTTAAAGGCCATTGAGACCGCCCCAAAAAAGGTGGTCATGGGCGACCGGTACGGCTCAAAAGAGCTGGTACTGGAAGGGGCCAACACCTACTTCGGGGCCACCGTCGATTGCGTCAACTACCTGGATCCGGCCGACAATGAGGTCAGCGAATGCACCAGCGACAAGGTCATCGCCATGACACAACTCTGCGAGGCACTGGGGAATTACGACTGGATCATGACCCTGGGGATCGCCCGGGACCTGCCCGAGGCCATTGCCGACCGGTGCGTGGCCCGCATCGCCCTGGAGCATTGCGCCAAGCCGGTGGTGGTGTCCTGCAATGACGGGGAAAGCCTCAAAGAGATCTACGAAATGGCCCTGCTCTGCCAGGGCGGGGAGGAAAATTTTAAAAAGGCCCCCCTGCTGGGTACCCTGAATTGCACCATTTCCCCCTTGAGCCACGATGACCACCTGGTGGAAAAAAACATCTATGCCGCAGAAAAGGGGATTCCCATTGTCCATTATTCCGGCATGCAGCTGGGGGGCAGCTTTCCGGCCACCCTGGCCTCGGGGATTGTCATGGGGGCCGCAGAGTCCCTCAGCGGCCTGGTGCTCCAGCAGACCATCAACCCCGGCGCCCCCTTTGTCTTTGGATCATTTATCACCGTCATGGATATGAAGACCACGGTATTTTCCTATGGGGCCATTGAGATGGCCATGATGGTGGGAGGCATGGCCCAGCTCTCCCAGCACTACGGTTTGCCCTTTTTCAGCACGGCCGGCTGCACGGACTCAAAACGGGTGGATGTCCAGGCCGGGGTTGAAGGCAGCCTCCAGGACCTGGTTATGGCCACCGTAGGCGGCGGTCTGGTCCATGACACCCATTGCTGGCTGGATCACGGGGCGATTCTGTCCCCCGCCCATCTGGTGGCGGGGCAGGAGATTCTGAACCTGGTTAAGCAGTTTACCCGGGGCATTGATGTCTCTGCCGATACCCTGGCACTGGACCTCATCGATAAAATCGGCCCCGGCGGCACCTTTCTCATGGATCCCCACACCATGCAGAATTTTAAAACCGTCATCTACCCGGAACTCTTCCAGCGGACCAAGGGACTGGCACCCGGGGAGCAGCCTGACGAGAGTTTTGACGACAGGCTGCGGGCAAAGACCCTGGCGCTTATGGAGACGCCGCCGGTGAACCCCCTCGCCGGGGAGATTGCCGCCGAGCTTGAACGGCGGCAGGCCGGATGGATGAAAGCCTAG
- a CDS encoding proline dehydrogenase family protein, with translation MSIFNYTVSKTIMHVPSPIVRFFAKDYVAGKDITDAVEVCRELEAKGIESTLDILGEYITKKDQALPFKDECIKILETISRLGLKSNLSIKPSQMGMKLDYDFCLQNLRDVISKAADLDGFVRIDMEDVDCNEPTIEMYQILRKEYPDHVGTALQSYMRNAMDHLELLKDEPLNLRLVKGIFIVNRQQAWKDPELVTRNYVQLLERMFELGAYVGIATHDEVLYYEAQRLIRKYGLKPDQYEFQMLLGIDPELRDLIVSEGHRLRVYIPYGREWLGYSRRRLLENPNIARAALGQMVRGTGGR, from the coding sequence ATGTCTATATTCAACTATACGGTTTCCAAAACCATTATGCATGTCCCGTCCCCCATTGTCCGTTTTTTTGCCAAGGACTATGTTGCCGGCAAGGACATCACAGACGCCGTTGAGGTCTGCCGGGAGCTTGAGGCCAAGGGCATTGAATCCACCCTGGATATCCTGGGGGAATACATTACCAAAAAAGACCAGGCCCTTCCCTTTAAAGATGAATGCATCAAAATTCTTGAAACCATCAGCCGTCTGGGCCTGAAGTCCAACCTGTCCATCAAGCCCAGCCAGATGGGGATGAAGCTGGATTACGATTTCTGCCTTCAGAACCTGCGGGATGTAATCTCCAAGGCGGCTGATCTGGACGGATTTGTCCGCATCGACATGGAGGATGTGGACTGCAACGAACCCACCATTGAGATGTACCAGATTCTGAGAAAAGAGTACCCGGATCATGTGGGAACGGCCCTGCAGTCTTACATGAGGAACGCCATGGACCACCTTGAGCTCTTAAAGGACGAACCGCTGAACCTGAGGCTGGTGAAAGGGATTTTCATCGTCAACCGCCAGCAGGCCTGGAAGGACCCGGAACTGGTCACCCGGAATTATGTACAGCTTCTGGAGAGGATGTTCGAGCTGGGCGCCTATGTGGGCATCGCCACCCATGACGAGGTCCTCTACTACGAGGCCCAGCGCCTGATCCGCAAATACGGGCTGAAACCGGACCAGTACGAATTCCAGATGCTGCTGGGCATTGATCCGGAACTCCGGGACCTCATTGTCTCCGAAGGCCATAGGCTTAGGGTTTACATCCCCTACGGCAGAGAGTGGCTGGGCTATTCCCGCCGCCGCCTGCTGGAGAACCCCAACATCGCCCGGGCCGCCCTGGGGCAGATGGTCCGGGGCACCGGCGGCCGTTAA
- a CDS encoding sigma 54-interacting transcriptional regulator produces MRFQGGVNTVALPDILGQSPVFTALIDKIKRLADSRSTILLMGETGTGKEVFSRALHAESHRKDKPFIAINCGAIPENLIEAELFGYEKGAFTGADKYGKQGRLYHGNGGTVLLDEVENMPLYMQQKLLRVLETRQVDRIGGTRPVPIDGRFIVATNKNLEDMVARGTFREDLFHRINVITLEIPPLRERGADVIILARHFIRQYNAILGCHIHGMSDRVSEFFMNYQWPGNVRELQNTIEYAMNMETGDEIRFDTLPRRLRHRPKSGSTLEALEREAIREALSRFGRHNEGKERAAAFLGISRSTIYRKIRKYGLG; encoded by the coding sequence ATGAGATTTCAGGGGGGGGTCAACACCGTTGCCCTTCCCGATATCCTGGGTCAGAGCCCGGTGTTCACCGCATTAATAGACAAAATCAAACGCCTGGCGGACAGCCGTTCCACCATTCTTCTCATGGGAGAGACCGGGACGGGTAAGGAGGTGTTCTCAAGGGCGCTTCACGCCGAAAGCCACCGGAAGGACAAGCCCTTTATCGCCATCAACTGCGGGGCCATTCCGGAAAACCTTATAGAGGCAGAGCTTTTCGGTTATGAAAAGGGTGCTTTTACCGGGGCGGATAAATACGGAAAGCAGGGACGGCTATACCACGGCAACGGCGGCACTGTTTTGCTGGATGAGGTGGAAAACATGCCCCTGTACATGCAGCAGAAGCTGCTGCGGGTCCTGGAAACCCGTCAGGTGGACCGCATCGGCGGGACCCGGCCGGTGCCCATAGACGGCCGGTTCATTGTGGCCACCAATAAAAACCTTGAGGACATGGTGGCCCGGGGCACCTTCCGGGAGGACCTGTTCCACCGGATCAACGTGATCACCCTTGAAATTCCCCCCTTAAGGGAGCGGGGGGCCGATGTCATCATTCTCGCCCGCCATTTTATCCGCCAGTATAACGCCATCCTCGGGTGCCACATCCACGGGATGAGTGACCGGGTAAGTGAGTTTTTCATGAATTACCAATGGCCGGGTAATGTCCGGGAACTCCAGAATACCATTGAATACGCCATGAATATGGAAACCGGGGATGAGATCCGGTTCGACACCCTGCCCAGGCGCCTGCGGCACCGGCCCAAGAGCGGCAGCACCCTGGAAGCCCTTGAGCGTGAAGCCATCCGGGAGGCGTTGTCCCGTTTCGGCCGCCATAACGAGGGCAAGGAAAGGGCGGCCGCCTTCCTGGGGATTTCCCGGTCCACCATCTATCGGAAAATACGTAAATACGGCCTGGGATGA
- a CDS encoding histidine kinase, producing the protein MLEQRIILPVSFGYMGLLFAIAFWGDKRAEAGKSIISNPYIYALSLAVYCTAWTFYGSVGAAGRAGITGFLAIYLGPTLTMVLGWPVLRKIIRISKVNRITSIADFIGSRYGKSAIIAGAVTIIAVLGIVPYMSVQIKAISTSFQLISHSPDVFMFQGHTRLPAFRDTSFFVALLLALFAVVFGTRHLEATERHEGLVAAIAFESVVKLLAILSVGLFITYGLYNGFSDLFSQTGRHRLIAPLFVMKVDAATFTGWTSSLYLAMMAVFLLPRQFQVIVVENVDETHLKKAVWLFPLYLLLINLFVLPIAFGSMHFFLSQCQEDAFCSQSLSGAFSGILSFAGGEVDADYFALALLMAEKQPGLALFAFIGGMSAATGMVIVETIALSTMVCNDLVMPILLRLSFLKLDQKRDLSRLLLIIRRISILGIVLLGYLYFHYVVEYYSLVSIGMISFAAVAQFAPALLGGIFWKGATRSGALCGLLAGFLIWGYTLVLPSLAQAGFLSGGLLSRGAFDIALLRPHHLLGLETASLGFNQYTHAVFWSMALNIGLFVGISLFSGQSETERKQATLFVDVFKHAVRSEKSSFWRATASVIDLRRLLERFLGEERTHEALLRYARDHHLNLARDRVADAGLVSYVEKLLAGAIGSASALGMVRSVVEEEPLSMDEIMHILDETQQIITYSRELETATRDLAAANDRLKELDRLKNEFISTVSHELRTPLTSVRALAEIIRDNPDLDRERHYRFVDIIIKESERLSRLINNVLDFQKIESGRIEWQMRPLDFRAVIQDALMSTGQLIKEKNIRLIQELPPEPAMISGDRDRLIQVMVNLTSNAVKFCPRDKGEIRICMAGEITKIGKRQIKVGVQDNGIGISPRDQDIIFQEFRQVISDGDGRPSGSGIGLTITRHIVLAHGGQIWVESEEGRGAAFFFTLPLIK; encoded by the coding sequence ATGTTGGAACAAAGGATCATTCTGCCTGTTTCCTTCGGGTATATGGGCCTGCTGTTTGCCATCGCCTTTTGGGGAGACAAGCGGGCCGAAGCCGGGAAGAGCATCATCAGCAACCCGTATATCTATGCCCTCTCCCTAGCCGTCTACTGCACGGCATGGACTTTTTACGGCAGCGTGGGCGCAGCCGGCCGGGCCGGAATCACCGGTTTTCTTGCCATTTATCTGGGGCCCACCCTCACCATGGTGCTGGGGTGGCCGGTGCTCCGGAAGATTATCCGGATTTCCAAGGTCAACCGCATTACCTCCATTGCTGATTTTATCGGTTCCCGGTACGGTAAAAGCGCGATCATTGCCGGCGCTGTTACCATTATTGCCGTGCTGGGAATCGTTCCCTATATGTCGGTCCAGATCAAGGCCATTTCCACCTCCTTTCAACTGATCAGCCATTCCCCCGATGTCTTCATGTTCCAGGGACACACCCGTCTGCCGGCGTTCAGGGACACCTCTTTTTTCGTGGCCCTTCTTCTGGCCCTGTTTGCCGTAGTCTTCGGCACCCGCCACCTGGAAGCCACGGAACGGCATGAAGGCCTGGTGGCTGCCATTGCCTTTGAATCCGTTGTCAAACTGTTGGCCATTCTGTCAGTCGGGCTGTTCATCACCTACGGCCTTTATAATGGATTTTCGGATCTGTTTTCCCAGACGGGCCGGCACCGGCTCATCGCCCCCCTGTTTGTCATGAAGGTGGATGCGGCAACCTTTACCGGATGGACCAGTTCCCTGTACCTTGCCATGATGGCCGTGTTCCTGCTGCCACGGCAGTTCCAGGTGATTGTGGTGGAAAACGTTGACGAGACCCATTTGAAAAAAGCGGTATGGCTGTTTCCCCTTTATCTGCTCCTCATTAATCTTTTTGTACTTCCCATTGCTTTTGGGAGCATGCATTTCTTTCTGTCCCAATGCCAGGAGGATGCCTTCTGCAGCCAGAGCCTTTCCGGGGCCTTCTCCGGTATCCTGTCATTTGCCGGGGGAGAGGTGGATGCAGACTATTTTGCCCTGGCCCTGCTCATGGCTGAAAAACAACCGGGGCTGGCTTTGTTCGCCTTTATCGGAGGCATGTCCGCCGCAACGGGCATGGTGATTGTGGAAACCATCGCCCTGTCCACCATGGTCTGCAACGACCTGGTAATGCCCATCCTGCTGCGGCTCTCCTTTTTAAAGCTGGACCAGAAACGAGACCTGAGCCGCCTTCTGCTCATCATCCGCCGGATCAGCATTCTGGGCATCGTTCTTCTGGGATACCTTTATTTTCATTATGTGGTGGAATACTACTCCCTGGTTTCCATTGGAATGATTTCCTTTGCCGCGGTGGCCCAGTTTGCGCCGGCCTTGCTGGGCGGGATTTTCTGGAAAGGAGCCACCCGTTCCGGCGCCCTCTGCGGGCTGCTGGCCGGTTTTCTAATCTGGGGGTATACCCTGGTGCTGCCCTCCCTGGCCCAGGCCGGTTTTCTATCCGGCGGCCTGCTGTCCCGGGGGGCCTTTGACATCGCATTGCTCAGGCCCCACCATCTTCTGGGGCTTGAGACCGCATCTTTGGGGTTTAACCAGTACACCCATGCGGTATTTTGGAGCATGGCCTTAAATATCGGCCTCTTCGTGGGCATATCCCTGTTCTCGGGGCAGAGCGAAACCGAACGAAAACAGGCCACCCTGTTCGTGGACGTTTTCAAGCATGCGGTCCGTTCCGAAAAATCTTCCTTTTGGCGTGCCACGGCATCGGTGATCGATTTGCGCCGGCTGCTGGAACGGTTTCTCGGAGAAGAACGCACCCATGAGGCACTGCTCCGATATGCCCGGGACCACCACCTGAACCTGGCAAGGGACAGGGTGGCGGACGCAGGCCTGGTCAGCTACGTGGAAAAGCTATTGGCCGGCGCCATCGGATCTGCCTCGGCCCTGGGCATGGTGCGGTCCGTTGTGGAGGAGGAGCCGCTGAGCATGGATGAGATCATGCATATCCTGGATGAAACCCAGCAGATCATCACCTACAGCCGGGAACTGGAAACGGCCACCAGAGATCTTGCCGCAGCCAATGACCGCCTCAAGGAACTGGACCGGCTCAAAAACGAATTCATCTCCACCGTATCCCATGAATTGCGCACCCCGCTTACCTCGGTACGTGCCCTGGCCGAAATTATCCGTGACAACCCGGATCTGGACAGGGAGAGGCATTACCGGTTTGTGGACATCATCATCAAGGAGAGCGAACGGTTGTCCCGGCTCATCAATAACGTGCTGGATTTCCAGAAAATCGAATCCGGCCGTATTGAGTGGCAGATGAGGCCCCTGGATTTCAGGGCGGTGATACAGGATGCCCTGATGTCCACCGGTCAGTTGATCAAGGAGAAAAATATCCGTCTCATCCAGGAACTGCCGCCTGAGCCGGCCATGATTTCAGGGGACAGGGACCGTCTCATACAGGTCATGGTCAACCTCACCTCCAATGCCGTTAAATTCTGCCCCCGTGACAAGGGCGAAATCCGCATCTGTATGGCCGGCGAGATAACAAAAATTGGAAAAAGGCAGATCAAGGTAGGGGTTCAGGACAACGGCATCGGTATCAGTCCCCGGGACCAGGACATCATTTTCCAGGAGTTCCGGCAGGTGATTTCAGACGGTGACGGCCGGCCAAGCGGTTCAGGCATCGGCCTGACCATTACCCGGCATATTGTCCTGGCCCACGGCGGCCAGATCTGGGTTGAGAGTGAAGAGGGAAGGGGGGCGGCTTTCTTTTTTACCCTGCCTTTGATAAAATAG